From a single Pongo pygmaeus isolate AG05252 chromosome 12, NHGRI_mPonPyg2-v2.0_pri, whole genome shotgun sequence genomic region:
- the LOC129030773 gene encoding glycerol-3-phosphate acyltransferase 2, mitochondrial-like isoform X17 — MATMLEGRCQTQPRSSPSGRETSLWSSGFGMKLEAVTPFLGKYHPFVGRCCQTCTPKSWESLFHRSITDLGFCNVILVKEENMRFRGWLVRRLCYFLWSLEQHIPPCQDAPPKIMESTRVQNLLSGRVPGGAGEGQVPDLVKKEVQRILGHTQAPPCSFLVRLFSWALLRFLNCLFLNVQLHKGQMKMVQKAAQAGSPLVLLSTHKTLLDGILLPFLLLSQGLGVLRVAWDSRACSPALRALLRKLGGLFLPPEANFSLDNSEGLLARAVVQAALAPLGLWTGALAVLRSLWSHWGCSCWICSRVHLAQPFSLQEYIVSARSCWGGRQTLEQLLQPIVLGQCTAVPDTEKEQEWTPITGPLLALKEEDQLLVRRLSCHVLSASVGSSAVMSTAIMATLLLVKHQKLLGEFSWLTEEILLRGFDVGFSGQLRSLLQHSLSLLRAHVALLRIRQGDLLVVPRPGPGLMHLARLSAELLPVFLSEAVGACAVRGLLAGRVPPQGPWELQGMLLLSQNELYCQILLLMHLLPQDLLLLKPCQSSYCYCQEVLDRLIQCGLLVAEETPGSRPACDTGRQRLSRKLLWKPSGDFTDSDSDDFEEAEGRYFRLSQQSHCPDFFLFLCRLLSPLLKAFAQAAALILVRPLFPCSPRGRLCLCWAPGLGLLSSAVGLHRAAVPVPAGHRPGRRDPRVCGPKARHQCYLDLQRPRGSAADAEPCRPQAPPVPYFCQPGQSGKTRTVHPAVHL; from the exons ATGGCCACCATGTTGGAAGGCAGATGCCAAACTCAGCCAAGGAGCAGCCCCAGTGGCCGAGAG ACTAGCCTGTGGTCCTCAGGCTTtgggatgaagctggaggctgtCACTCCATTCCTGGGGAAGTATCACCCCTTTGTGGGTCGCTGTTGCCAGACCTGCACCCCCAAGAGCTGG GAGTCCCTCTTCCACAGAAGCATAACGGACCTAGGCTTCTGCAATGTGATCCTGGTGAAGGAGGAGAACATGAG GTTTCGGGGCTGGCTGGTTCGGAGGCTCTGCTATTTCCTGTGGTCCCTGGAGCAGCACATCCCCCCCTGCCAGGATGCCCCACCGAAGATCATGGAAAGCACCAG GGTACAGAACCTCCTCTCAGGGAGGGTCCCAGGAGGCGCTGGGGAAGGCCAGGTGCCCGACCTTGTGAAGAAGGAGGTACAGCGCATCCTGGGTCACACCCAGGCCCCACCCTGTTCCTTCCTGGTCAG GCTGTTCAGCTGGGCGCTGCTGCGGTTCCTGAACTGCCTCTTCCTGAATGTGCAGCTCCACAAGGGTCAGATGAAGATGGTCCAGAAGGCCGCCCAGGCA GGCTCGCCGCTTGTCCTCCTCTCTACTCACAAAACCCTCCTGGACGGGATCCTGCTGCCCTTTTTGCTGCTCTCCCAGGGCCTGGGTGTGCTCCGTGTGGCCTGGGACTCCCGCGCCTGCTCCCCTGCCCTCAG AGCTCTGCTGAGGAAGCTTGGGGGACTTTTCCTGCCCCCAGAGGCCAACTTCTCCCTGGACAACTCTGAGGGGCTCCTTGCAAGGGCTGTGGTCCAGGCG GCCTTGGCCCCCCTGGGGCTGTGGACAGGAGCTCTGGCTGTCCTACGTAGTCTGTGGAGCCACTGGGGCTGCAGCTGCTGGATCTGCTCCCGGGTGCACCTAGCTCAGCCCTTTTCCCTGCAG GAATACATCGTCAGTGCCAGAAGCTGCTGGGGCGGCAGGCAGACCCTGGAGCAGCTACTGCAGCCCATCGTGCTGGGCCAATG TACTGCTGTCCCAGACACTGAGAAGGAGCAGGAGTGGACCCCCATAACTGGGCCTCTCCTGGCCCTCAAGGAAGAGGACCAGCTCCTGGTCAGGAGACTGAGCTGTCATGTCCTGAGTG CCAGTGTGGGGAGCTCTGCGGTGATGAGCACGGCCATCATGGCAACGCTGCTGCTAGTCAAGCACCAGAAG CTCCTGGGGGAGTTCTCCTGGCTGACGGAGGAGATACTGTTGCGTGGCTTTGATGTAGGCTTCTCTGGGCAGCTGCGGAGCCTGCTGCAGCACTCACTGAGCCTGCTGCGGGCGCACGTGGCCCTGCTGCGCATCCGCCAGGGCGACTTGCTGGTGGTGCCGCGGCCTGGCCCAGGCCTCATGCACCTGGCACGGCTGAGTGCTGAGCTGCTGCCCGTCTTCCTGAGCGAGGCTGTGGGCG cctgtgCGGTGCGGGGGCTGCTGGCAGGCAGAGTGCCGCCCCAGgggccctgggagctgcagggCATGTTGCTGCTGAGCCAGAATGAGCTGTACTGCCAGATCCTGCTGCTGATGCACCTGCTGCCGCAAGACCTGCTGCTGCTAAAG CCCTGCCAGTCTTCCTACTGCTACTGTCAGGAGGTGCTGGACCGGCTCATCCAGTGCGGGCTCCTGGTTGCTGAGGAG ACCCCAGGCTCCCGGCCAGCCTGTGACACAGGGCGACAGCGATTGAGCAGAAAGCTGCTGTGGAAACCGAGTGGGGACTTTACTGATAGTGACAGTGATGACTTCGAAGAGGCTGAGGGCCGGTACTTCAGG CTCAGCCAGCAGTCACACTGCccagatttctttctcttcctctgccgCCTGCTCAGCCCGTTGCTCaaggcctttgcacaggctgccGCCTTGATACTGGTGAGACCCTTGTTCCCTTGCAGTCCTCGAGGCAGGCTCTGTCTGTGCTGGGCGCCAGGTCTAGGTCTTCTCTCTTCTGCAGTCGGGCTACACAGAGCAGCTGTTCCAGTTCCTGCAGGCCACCGCCCAGGAAGAAGGGATCCTCG aGTATGCGGACCCAAAGCTCGCCATCAGTGCTATCTGGACCTTCAGAGACCTAGGG GTTCTGCAGCAGACGCCGAGCCCTGCAGGCCCCAGGCTCCACCTGTCCCCTACTTTTGCCAGCCGGGACAATCAGGAAAAACTAGAACAGTTCATCCGGCAGTTCATTTGTAG
- the LOC129030773 gene encoding glycerol-3-phosphate acyltransferase 2, mitochondrial-like isoform X16, translating to MATMLEGRCQTQPRSSPSGRETSLWSSGFGMKLEAVTPFLGKYHPFVGRCCQTCTPKSWESLFHRSITDLGFCNVILVKEENMRFRGWLVRRLCYFLWSLEQHIPPCQDAPPKIMESTRVQNLLSGRVPGGAGEGQVPDLVKKEVQRILGHTQAPPCSFLVRLFSWALLRFLNCLFLNVQLHKGQMKMVQKAAQAGSPLVLLSTHKTLLDGILLPFLLLSQGLGVLRVAWDSRACSPALRALLRKLGGLFLPPEANFSLDNSEGLLARAVVQAALAPLGLWTGALAVLRSLWSHWGCSCWICSRVHLAQPFSLQEYIVSARSCWGGRQTLEQLLQPIVLGQCTAVPDTEKEQEWTPITGPLLALKEEDQLLVRRLSCHVLSASVGSSAVMSTAIMATLLLVKHQKGVFLSQLLGEFSWLTEEILLRGFDVGFSGQLRSLLQHSLSLLRAHVALLRIRQGDLLVVPRPGPGLMHLARLSAELLPVFLSEAVGACAVRGLLAGRVPPQGPWELQGMLLLSQNELYCQILLLMHLLPQDLLLLKPCQSSYCYCQEVLDRLIQCGLLVAEETPGSRPACDTGRQRLSRKLLWKPSGDFTDSDSDDFEEAEGRYFRLSQQSHCPDFFLFLCRLLSPLLKAFAQAAALILVRPLFPCSPRGRLCLCWAPGLGLLSSAVGLHRAAVPVPAGHRPGRRDPRVCGPKARHQCYLDLQRPRGSAADAEPCRPQAPPVPYFCQPGQSGKTRTVHPAVHL from the exons ATGGCCACCATGTTGGAAGGCAGATGCCAAACTCAGCCAAGGAGCAGCCCCAGTGGCCGAGAG ACTAGCCTGTGGTCCTCAGGCTTtgggatgaagctggaggctgtCACTCCATTCCTGGGGAAGTATCACCCCTTTGTGGGTCGCTGTTGCCAGACCTGCACCCCCAAGAGCTGG GAGTCCCTCTTCCACAGAAGCATAACGGACCTAGGCTTCTGCAATGTGATCCTGGTGAAGGAGGAGAACATGAG GTTTCGGGGCTGGCTGGTTCGGAGGCTCTGCTATTTCCTGTGGTCCCTGGAGCAGCACATCCCCCCCTGCCAGGATGCCCCACCGAAGATCATGGAAAGCACCAG GGTACAGAACCTCCTCTCAGGGAGGGTCCCAGGAGGCGCTGGGGAAGGCCAGGTGCCCGACCTTGTGAAGAAGGAGGTACAGCGCATCCTGGGTCACACCCAGGCCCCACCCTGTTCCTTCCTGGTCAG GCTGTTCAGCTGGGCGCTGCTGCGGTTCCTGAACTGCCTCTTCCTGAATGTGCAGCTCCACAAGGGTCAGATGAAGATGGTCCAGAAGGCCGCCCAGGCA GGCTCGCCGCTTGTCCTCCTCTCTACTCACAAAACCCTCCTGGACGGGATCCTGCTGCCCTTTTTGCTGCTCTCCCAGGGCCTGGGTGTGCTCCGTGTGGCCTGGGACTCCCGCGCCTGCTCCCCTGCCCTCAG AGCTCTGCTGAGGAAGCTTGGGGGACTTTTCCTGCCCCCAGAGGCCAACTTCTCCCTGGACAACTCTGAGGGGCTCCTTGCAAGGGCTGTGGTCCAGGCG GCCTTGGCCCCCCTGGGGCTGTGGACAGGAGCTCTGGCTGTCCTACGTAGTCTGTGGAGCCACTGGGGCTGCAGCTGCTGGATCTGCTCCCGGGTGCACCTAGCTCAGCCCTTTTCCCTGCAG GAATACATCGTCAGTGCCAGAAGCTGCTGGGGCGGCAGGCAGACCCTGGAGCAGCTACTGCAGCCCATCGTGCTGGGCCAATG TACTGCTGTCCCAGACACTGAGAAGGAGCAGGAGTGGACCCCCATAACTGGGCCTCTCCTGGCCCTCAAGGAAGAGGACCAGCTCCTGGTCAGGAGACTGAGCTGTCATGTCCTGAGTG CCAGTGTGGGGAGCTCTGCGGTGATGAGCACGGCCATCATGGCAACGCTGCTGCTAGTCAAGCACCAGAAG GGTGTGTTCCTGTCGCAGCTCCTGGGGGAGTTCTCCTGGCTGACGGAGGAGATACTGTTGCGTGGCTTTGATGTAGGCTTCTCTGGGCAGCTGCGGAGCCTGCTGCAGCACTCACTGAGCCTGCTGCGGGCGCACGTGGCCCTGCTGCGCATCCGCCAGGGCGACTTGCTGGTGGTGCCGCGGCCTGGCCCAGGCCTCATGCACCTGGCACGGCTGAGTGCTGAGCTGCTGCCCGTCTTCCTGAGCGAGGCTGTGGGCG cctgtgCGGTGCGGGGGCTGCTGGCAGGCAGAGTGCCGCCCCAGgggccctgggagctgcagggCATGTTGCTGCTGAGCCAGAATGAGCTGTACTGCCAGATCCTGCTGCTGATGCACCTGCTGCCGCAAGACCTGCTGCTGCTAAAG CCCTGCCAGTCTTCCTACTGCTACTGTCAGGAGGTGCTGGACCGGCTCATCCAGTGCGGGCTCCTGGTTGCTGAGGAG ACCCCAGGCTCCCGGCCAGCCTGTGACACAGGGCGACAGCGATTGAGCAGAAAGCTGCTGTGGAAACCGAGTGGGGACTTTACTGATAGTGACAGTGATGACTTCGAAGAGGCTGAGGGCCGGTACTTCAGG CTCAGCCAGCAGTCACACTGCccagatttctttctcttcctctgccgCCTGCTCAGCCCGTTGCTCaaggcctttgcacaggctgccGCCTTGATACTGGTGAGACCCTTGTTCCCTTGCAGTCCTCGAGGCAGGCTCTGTCTGTGCTGGGCGCCAGGTCTAGGTCTTCTCTCTTCTGCAGTCGGGCTACACAGAGCAGCTGTTCCAGTTCCTGCAGGCCACCGCCCAGGAAGAAGGGATCCTCG aGTATGCGGACCCAAAGCTCGCCATCAGTGCTATCTGGACCTTCAGAGACCTAGGG GTTCTGCAGCAGACGCCGAGCCCTGCAGGCCCCAGGCTCCACCTGTCCCCTACTTTTGCCAGCCGGGACAATCAGGAAAAACTAGAACAGTTCATCCGGCAGTTCATTTGTAG
- the LOC129030773 gene encoding glycerol-3-phosphate acyltransferase 2, mitochondrial-like isoform X14 — MATMLEGRCQTQPRSSPSGRETSLWSSGFGMKLEAVTPFLGKYHPFVGRCCQTCTPKSWESLFHRSITDLGFCNVILVKEENMRFRGWLVRRLCYFLWSLEQHIPPCQDAPPKIMESTRVQNLLSGRVPGGAGEGQVPDLVKKEVQRILGHTQAPPCSFLVRLFSWALLRFLNCLFLNVQLHKGQMKMVQKAAQAGSPLVLLSTHKTLLDGILLPFLLLSQGLGVLRVAWDSRACSPALRALLRKLGGLFLPPEANFSLDNSEGLLARAVVQAVIEQLLVSGQPLLIFLEEPLGALGPRLSALGQAWVGFVVQAVQVGIVPDALLVPVAITYDLVPDAPCDTDHALAPLGLWTGALAVLRSLWSHWGCSCWICSRVHLAQPFSLQEYIVSARSCWGGRQTLEQLLQPIVLGQCTAVPDTEKEQEWTPITGPLLALKEEDQLLVRRLSCHVLSASVGSSAVMSTAIMATLLLVKHQKGVFLSQLLGEFSWLTEEILLRGFDVGFSGQLRSLLQHSLSLLRAHVALLRIRQGDLLVVPRPGPGLMHLARLSAELLPVFLSEAVGACAVRGLLAGRVPPQGPWELQGMLLLSQNELYCQILLLMHLLPQDLLLLKPCQSSYCYCQEVLDRLIQCGLLVAEELSQQSHCPDFFLFLCRLLSPLLKAFAQAAALILVRPLFPCSPRGRLCLCWAPGLGLLSSAVGLHRAAVPVPAGHRPGRRDPRVCGPKARHQCYLDLQRPRGSAADAEPCRPQAPPVPYFCQPGQSGKTRTVHPAVHL, encoded by the exons ATGGCCACCATGTTGGAAGGCAGATGCCAAACTCAGCCAAGGAGCAGCCCCAGTGGCCGAGAG ACTAGCCTGTGGTCCTCAGGCTTtgggatgaagctggaggctgtCACTCCATTCCTGGGGAAGTATCACCCCTTTGTGGGTCGCTGTTGCCAGACCTGCACCCCCAAGAGCTGG GAGTCCCTCTTCCACAGAAGCATAACGGACCTAGGCTTCTGCAATGTGATCCTGGTGAAGGAGGAGAACATGAG GTTTCGGGGCTGGCTGGTTCGGAGGCTCTGCTATTTCCTGTGGTCCCTGGAGCAGCACATCCCCCCCTGCCAGGATGCCCCACCGAAGATCATGGAAAGCACCAG GGTACAGAACCTCCTCTCAGGGAGGGTCCCAGGAGGCGCTGGGGAAGGCCAGGTGCCCGACCTTGTGAAGAAGGAGGTACAGCGCATCCTGGGTCACACCCAGGCCCCACCCTGTTCCTTCCTGGTCAG GCTGTTCAGCTGGGCGCTGCTGCGGTTCCTGAACTGCCTCTTCCTGAATGTGCAGCTCCACAAGGGTCAGATGAAGATGGTCCAGAAGGCCGCCCAGGCA GGCTCGCCGCTTGTCCTCCTCTCTACTCACAAAACCCTCCTGGACGGGATCCTGCTGCCCTTTTTGCTGCTCTCCCAGGGCCTGGGTGTGCTCCGTGTGGCCTGGGACTCCCGCGCCTGCTCCCCTGCCCTCAG AGCTCTGCTGAGGAAGCTTGGGGGACTTTTCCTGCCCCCAGAGGCCAACTTCTCCCTGGACAACTCTGAGGGGCTCCTTGCAAGGGCTGTGGTCCAGGCG GTCATAGAGCAGCTGCTGGTTAGTGGGCAGCCCCTGCTCATCTTCCTGGAGGAACCTCTTGGGGCTCTGGGGCCACGGCTGTCAGCCCTGGGCCAGGCTTGGGTGGGGTTTGTGGTGCAGGCAGTCCAGGTGGGCATCGTCCCAGATGCTCTGCTGGTACCAGTGGCCATCACCTATGACCTGGTTCCGGATGCACCGTGTGACACAGACCAT GCCTTGGCCCCCCTGGGGCTGTGGACAGGAGCTCTGGCTGTCCTACGTAGTCTGTGGAGCCACTGGGGCTGCAGCTGCTGGATCTGCTCCCGGGTGCACCTAGCTCAGCCCTTTTCCCTGCAG GAATACATCGTCAGTGCCAGAAGCTGCTGGGGCGGCAGGCAGACCCTGGAGCAGCTACTGCAGCCCATCGTGCTGGGCCAATG TACTGCTGTCCCAGACACTGAGAAGGAGCAGGAGTGGACCCCCATAACTGGGCCTCTCCTGGCCCTCAAGGAAGAGGACCAGCTCCTGGTCAGGAGACTGAGCTGTCATGTCCTGAGTG CCAGTGTGGGGAGCTCTGCGGTGATGAGCACGGCCATCATGGCAACGCTGCTGCTAGTCAAGCACCAGAAG GGTGTGTTCCTGTCGCAGCTCCTGGGGGAGTTCTCCTGGCTGACGGAGGAGATACTGTTGCGTGGCTTTGATGTAGGCTTCTCTGGGCAGCTGCGGAGCCTGCTGCAGCACTCACTGAGCCTGCTGCGGGCGCACGTGGCCCTGCTGCGCATCCGCCAGGGCGACTTGCTGGTGGTGCCGCGGCCTGGCCCAGGCCTCATGCACCTGGCACGGCTGAGTGCTGAGCTGCTGCCCGTCTTCCTGAGCGAGGCTGTGGGCG cctgtgCGGTGCGGGGGCTGCTGGCAGGCAGAGTGCCGCCCCAGgggccctgggagctgcagggCATGTTGCTGCTGAGCCAGAATGAGCTGTACTGCCAGATCCTGCTGCTGATGCACCTGCTGCCGCAAGACCTGCTGCTGCTAAAG CCCTGCCAGTCTTCCTACTGCTACTGTCAGGAGGTGCTGGACCGGCTCATCCAGTGCGGGCTCCTGGTTGCTGAGGAG CTCAGCCAGCAGTCACACTGCccagatttctttctcttcctctgccgCCTGCTCAGCCCGTTGCTCaaggcctttgcacaggctgccGCCTTGATACTGGTGAGACCCTTGTTCCCTTGCAGTCCTCGAGGCAGGCTCTGTCTGTGCTGGGCGCCAGGTCTAGGTCTTCTCTCTTCTGCAGTCGGGCTACACAGAGCAGCTGTTCCAGTTCCTGCAGGCCACCGCCCAGGAAGAAGGGATCCTCG aGTATGCGGACCCAAAGCTCGCCATCAGTGCTATCTGGACCTTCAGAGACCTAGGG GTTCTGCAGCAGACGCCGAGCCCTGCAGGCCCCAGGCTCCACCTGTCCCCTACTTTTGCCAGCCGGGACAATCAGGAAAAACTAGAACAGTTCATCCGGCAGTTCATTTGTAG
- the LOC129030773 gene encoding glycerol-3-phosphate acyltransferase 2, mitochondrial-like isoform X18, whose protein sequence is MATMLEGRCQTQPRSSPSGRETSLWSSGFGMKLEAVTPFLGKYHPFVGRCCQTCTPKSWESLFHRSITDLGFCNVILVKEENMRFRGWLVRRLCYFLWSLEQHIPPCQDAPPKIMESTRVQNLLSGRVPGGAGEGQVPDLVKKEVQRILGHTQAPPCSFLVRLFSWALLRFLNCLFLNVQLHKGQMKMVQKAAQAGSPLVLLSTHKTLLDGILLPFLLLSQGLGVLRVAWDSRACSPALRALLRKLGGLFLPPEANFSLDNSEGLLARAVVQAVIEQLLVSGQPLLIFLEEPLGALGPRLSALGQAWVGFVVQAVQVGIVPDALLVPVAITYDLVPDAPCDTDHALAPLGLWTGALAVLRSLWSHWGCSCWICSRVHLAQPFSLQEYIVSARSCWGGRQTLEQLLQPIVLGQCTAVPDTEKEQEWTPITGPLLALKEEDQLLVRRLSCHVLSASVGSSAVMSTAIMATLLLVKHQKGVFLSQLLGEFSWLTEEILLRGFDVGFSGQLRSLLQHSLSLLRAHVALLRIRQGDLLVVPRPGPGLMHLARLSAELLPVFLSEAVGACAVRGLLAGRVPPQGPWELQGMLLLSQNELYCQILLLMHLLPQDLLLLKPCQSSYCYCQEVLDRLIQCGLLVAEESGYTEQLFQFLQATAQEEGILEYADPKLAISAIWTFRDLGVLQQTPSPAGPRLHLSPTFASRDNQEKLEQFIRQFICS, encoded by the exons ATGGCCACCATGTTGGAAGGCAGATGCCAAACTCAGCCAAGGAGCAGCCCCAGTGGCCGAGAG ACTAGCCTGTGGTCCTCAGGCTTtgggatgaagctggaggctgtCACTCCATTCCTGGGGAAGTATCACCCCTTTGTGGGTCGCTGTTGCCAGACCTGCACCCCCAAGAGCTGG GAGTCCCTCTTCCACAGAAGCATAACGGACCTAGGCTTCTGCAATGTGATCCTGGTGAAGGAGGAGAACATGAG GTTTCGGGGCTGGCTGGTTCGGAGGCTCTGCTATTTCCTGTGGTCCCTGGAGCAGCACATCCCCCCCTGCCAGGATGCCCCACCGAAGATCATGGAAAGCACCAG GGTACAGAACCTCCTCTCAGGGAGGGTCCCAGGAGGCGCTGGGGAAGGCCAGGTGCCCGACCTTGTGAAGAAGGAGGTACAGCGCATCCTGGGTCACACCCAGGCCCCACCCTGTTCCTTCCTGGTCAG GCTGTTCAGCTGGGCGCTGCTGCGGTTCCTGAACTGCCTCTTCCTGAATGTGCAGCTCCACAAGGGTCAGATGAAGATGGTCCAGAAGGCCGCCCAGGCA GGCTCGCCGCTTGTCCTCCTCTCTACTCACAAAACCCTCCTGGACGGGATCCTGCTGCCCTTTTTGCTGCTCTCCCAGGGCCTGGGTGTGCTCCGTGTGGCCTGGGACTCCCGCGCCTGCTCCCCTGCCCTCAG AGCTCTGCTGAGGAAGCTTGGGGGACTTTTCCTGCCCCCAGAGGCCAACTTCTCCCTGGACAACTCTGAGGGGCTCCTTGCAAGGGCTGTGGTCCAGGCG GTCATAGAGCAGCTGCTGGTTAGTGGGCAGCCCCTGCTCATCTTCCTGGAGGAACCTCTTGGGGCTCTGGGGCCACGGCTGTCAGCCCTGGGCCAGGCTTGGGTGGGGTTTGTGGTGCAGGCAGTCCAGGTGGGCATCGTCCCAGATGCTCTGCTGGTACCAGTGGCCATCACCTATGACCTGGTTCCGGATGCACCGTGTGACACAGACCAT GCCTTGGCCCCCCTGGGGCTGTGGACAGGAGCTCTGGCTGTCCTACGTAGTCTGTGGAGCCACTGGGGCTGCAGCTGCTGGATCTGCTCCCGGGTGCACCTAGCTCAGCCCTTTTCCCTGCAG GAATACATCGTCAGTGCCAGAAGCTGCTGGGGCGGCAGGCAGACCCTGGAGCAGCTACTGCAGCCCATCGTGCTGGGCCAATG TACTGCTGTCCCAGACACTGAGAAGGAGCAGGAGTGGACCCCCATAACTGGGCCTCTCCTGGCCCTCAAGGAAGAGGACCAGCTCCTGGTCAGGAGACTGAGCTGTCATGTCCTGAGTG CCAGTGTGGGGAGCTCTGCGGTGATGAGCACGGCCATCATGGCAACGCTGCTGCTAGTCAAGCACCAGAAG GGTGTGTTCCTGTCGCAGCTCCTGGGGGAGTTCTCCTGGCTGACGGAGGAGATACTGTTGCGTGGCTTTGATGTAGGCTTCTCTGGGCAGCTGCGGAGCCTGCTGCAGCACTCACTGAGCCTGCTGCGGGCGCACGTGGCCCTGCTGCGCATCCGCCAGGGCGACTTGCTGGTGGTGCCGCGGCCTGGCCCAGGCCTCATGCACCTGGCACGGCTGAGTGCTGAGCTGCTGCCCGTCTTCCTGAGCGAGGCTGTGGGCG cctgtgCGGTGCGGGGGCTGCTGGCAGGCAGAGTGCCGCCCCAGgggccctgggagctgcagggCATGTTGCTGCTGAGCCAGAATGAGCTGTACTGCCAGATCCTGCTGCTGATGCACCTGCTGCCGCAAGACCTGCTGCTGCTAAAG CCCTGCCAGTCTTCCTACTGCTACTGTCAGGAGGTGCTGGACCGGCTCATCCAGTGCGGGCTCCTGGTTGCTGAGGAG TCGGGCTACACAGAGCAGCTGTTCCAGTTCCTGCAGGCCACCGCCCAGGAAGAAGGGATCCTCG aGTATGCGGACCCAAAGCTCGCCATCAGTGCTATCTGGACCTTCAGAGACCTAGGG GTTCTGCAGCAGACGCCGAGCCCTGCAGGCCCCAGGCTCCACCTGTCCCCTACTTTTGCCAGCCGGGACAATCAGGAAAAACTAGAACAGTTCATCCGGCAGTTCATTTGTAGCTAG